The DNA sequence ACTTCCAACTGCTGTGACAATGGCGCTGATGGCCACGATGGATAAAACGAATTCTCCTCCAGCCACCATTTCCAATTGTTCATCCGTCAGCTCGAGCTCGTCGACTTCTGATGGGAGGACTACCGATGATTGATCCGAAGACTTGGTAGAGGCTTGTAGGAGCCCTTTCGAATCAAACCTCATAGATAGTGATTGGGAATAGGATGTAGCGCTATGATGTTTCTGAGACTCATAGCCTGAGCCTAGATGGTATTTCGATCTTTCCATGACAATGTCTGTTGGCTAGTTGAAGAGCAAGAGGGAATTACTTTTTGTCTTTCCCGATCATGTAGGTCAAGGTTGCAGAACCTACGGCAGATGTGATGGCACTGATGACAACCGCAGAGACAACGACCTCACCACCTGCAACCATTTCCAACTGTTCGTCAGAAAGCTCCATTTCCTCGAAGTTCGGCTTTGGGGGAATGTTCAGGAATGTTACGTTGGATTCGGTCTGGTCGAACACCTTGAGAGTGGTGCCTGGCTTGACCTC is a window from the Pontibacter sp. G13 genome containing:
- a CDS encoding NHLP leader peptide family RiPP precursor; protein product: MDNSQLTGQIIKRAWEDESFKQALMENPSSAIESTFGQALEVKPGTTLKVFDQTESNVTFLNIPPKPNFEEMELSDEQLEMVAGGEVVVSAVVISAITSAVGSATLTYMIGKDKK